Below is a window of Impatiens glandulifera chromosome 2, dImpGla2.1, whole genome shotgun sequence DNA.
tgtcattcttagatataattaaattattagttttttaattcaataattttaaataattgtctttttttaattaaatattattttaatttcaattcttttacaaattaaataaccTTGCATCAAAGAAGGTCtaagttaatataaaattagatgTGACaaccataaataaattaaaaattaatttgcatTTCAACCCATTAAGTTTGAGCTCCCTtgaactcaaatttataaattattttgaataaatcatataaataaagatataataatattttttaaagaattaatacAACATTGACAATAATAATCATTTGCATGTCTATATCTagcaaaataaagaaaaaataacaaaggaagtcaaaaaaataaagagatgtatatgaaaaaaaaagatgtaCAATTTGTATATGCTTAACTTAAGGgagtctatttatatatttaagttttgaaGATTTACATCCTCTgtaatattttggttagatatttttcatcaaagATGGGAAAAATATCATGACcgactatttatttatttttaattacttcATCAATGcatgaattatattattttgctttatataacttttttgatttattatacattaatgaaaatcttaataatattaatttaactatttatgTTAAAACATAACTATTATTgatgttatataaaatatttaattatatggaCATACAACCCAAGTATGCATATCGCTATTTGTTTTACTTTTACTCAGTTGTTAAGTtcgattataataatataacaattattttttgttcaaactattttttaagttaacaacaaaattcaaatattataaatatttttgtataaatacgACAAAATTCAAATacgacaaatatttttaaataaatacaacaagATTAAAATACgacaaatatttttgtataaatttattattgggAGCTAGGTTATAGTTTACTAATTTTGTAgcattattttagtttatacaTTTCCTTGTTTATGTATAGAAATGTAcctataaaaaacattttatatttttcacatatataatttatacttttattaataaaatgtttattttattttaaaaaataatgataaatattaatgagTCATCTATCACTCATAATTAATCTAAGCCTTCAATCAATTCTTCATTTCTTGTACTTGATTAGAACATTTACATAcagtataaaaattaataaatatattttatttatggttaaatgtaaatttaatttaattagtttaattattatttataaaataattataataagtgattaaaattttaatgtatattATCTTATtccatcaattaattttatccTTTGGTTTATtacaacataattatttaatatatttttattatctcttCTTAGATAGTAGCTAGTGTACAATAATGATATATGTAATAATTCTCCTTgctatattcatttttatatttgcaTAACAATATtcagattatataaatattcttttaataaatttataatcaagaactactatatatttgtttattctttCTAAGAGAAATTTGGAGATCacatacatttataatattactatattttatgtaattattttttcataaataattaaaaattatgtactttaaaataaaatatatgaaatattcatattatatcattcaaaacatttttaggaATACAAAACAAATAGAAACTTACCAACATAAATAAAAGATGCCAATAATTCTAAATCTTAAACAAACATGAAAGATGAAACTATTATGCTATTGACACAGCCcatccaaaataaaataacatgagACATAACCTAATTTGACACACCAACCCATAATGAAACAAAGATGAGACACATAACTATGATAATATGGCCTACTTTAGCACAACCAACAGAGAATGATATCAATAATATCCACCGCCAAAGTTGCCGCTCCCACCCATAGCTTGATGAGGTCCCATTGAACTTGGACCAGGGCCACCCATAACACCTCGAGTGCTTTGAGGGATGTTAATGGAGCTAATAGAAACATGCCCATTAGAAGCTTCAGATATCTTTTGGTCCACCAGGGCCTTCAAATTCTCCAATGATCCTCTTACCATCTCAAGTTGTGGATATGTCATATTTTCCATAGATCTCTCCCACCACCTTTGTTCCCGCCCAGCTTGTAAGGCTTCAGCTATTACTTTTCCGCGCTGCTTTGCAACCTCCAACTGCTCTTGAACCTGCATGATTTGATTATTCAAATCTTGCACGTTGGACAATTGTTGAGACTCCACTAGTTGTTGAGTCTCACGGGAAAGCCCCGTTGAAGAGGATGCACCATTAGTACCCATAATCCGGTTTATTATCTCGTCTACAGATGGGTGACCGAAAGTAAATACTTTCTTCCCCGGAGAGAAAATAATGGTTAACATCTGGACTCCGCAAAGAGTGGTGAGTTCACTACATTTCTTGAACACTCCAGTTCTTCTCTTCGAGAAGGTAACTTGAAGGTTACTCTCCTTCTCCATTTTGGTCATGGTGATTTTTCGACGTCCTCTACTTAATCTTGGCATGATTAGTTACAAATTTAACACGTGAGAAAGATTATGCAAgaaatagatatatattttgtatatgaaTTAACTAAATGtagtctatttatatatttaagtattgaAGATTGACATACTCTATGTCTATGTCAATTGTGTGAATTTATTAAAGATGGAAAAATATCTTATggccaattatttatttattttacttactAAATCAATGCATTtagattttttactttatattgcaaaattctttactatatatacctaatttttatttattatacctgaatgaaaatcttaataatattgCTTTCAccatttatgataaaataataaatattaatggtgttacctaaaattttatttgtatggaATATCTTGATTATGTGTATCTAtttgttttacttttacttatttgttatgtttgattatattaatataacaatTATCTTTGTTCTAATTACCCAAATTCAAATACGAAGATTACTTTTGTATTTacgaaaattattttttaataaatataaaaagatttaaatacgacaaatatttttgtttaaatttattattggaGCTACTTTATAGTTTACTAATTTTGTTgcattattttagttaatgcaatttttcttgtttttgtataaaaatctacctcaaaaacattttatgtttttcaatcatttattctttttattaataaaatgtttattatattttaaaacataatgaTAAATGTTTTAATAGACATCTTTCACTTATAAACAAGACTTATAAATTCTTCAATTCTTAAACTTGATTTGaacttttacaaaaattaatgagATTCTAATTTAGcttataaaaattgataaatatattttatttatgattaaaatgtgaatctaatttaattagtttaattattatttattaaataattataataaatacttaaaaaaaataatatatatatttttttaaattgggaattttatttataatatttaaaaacaaaattattgcAATAAGTTAAAAATGAGTCGTTTAAGtctaaatacaaaaatatgagTGCCGACAAAATGTCATTAAATAGGAAATACACTCCAAACAAActtgaataattatttgaaaaatattaatgaaaaacataagtcaaaatatttatcaacAAACAACCATAACAAAAACTAACCGTTAAGAAGTTcggaattttaattataatatatgtatatattaatactctcatccctaattattatttgaatagtGTTATCTAAGAAAAATATTGCATGAAAGTAAATTAGTTTCTAagattataagaatatatatagtaATGTAACCTTGAGACTCGTATGTAACTCAttattcatatttcaaatttaagtatataatttgtaataaatttatatcaatatcATGATTATGAAGattggataaaataaatgttgattttGAATTTCATTGATCAATGTTTCTTTTCTTTACTGCTAAATTTATGCTTATTAGATGTATAGAGAAGAGGGAAGACACATAACAATAAATGAACAACTTCAGCTTGCACGGAATGATCGAACAAAATCAACCTACAACCCCACATCCTTGCTTAGAGACGATACAGCTGAGGTGTGATTAAGCCACcctattaaattattattttttataaatattatatatatatatatatatatatatatatatatatatatattaatttttatattaaaagataataaaaaaaaattgtacttaTATTTTGGAACTTGTTTTGATTGtgggttttttttttagatttgcttatagatttttgtttattattttattttataaattttttctttgtcatatcattattattttataaacattaaattactaatttcaacaactaaaatatttttattttatctttataaattttaaatacaaaatataatataatttaatttaacaaatgaAAAATTCAAGTTATTGAAATACTATAGGAGGAACTAAATTgaagtctatttttttttaaagcttGATTGAAAAGTAGGCTATTGCATACATGTTCAATTTCTACTTAAAAGACATATTGAATGTTCAATTTGgtcttttatgtttttttttcaagatatatcattatatatagaacTAAAATTAGTAAatgacttattattttttaggatcattgtataataaaatttcctaataattgtttttaaagtCATATTATACATGCTTGTAACCCCAAATATGTATCCACCACCaaacaaaatttacaaataatgacatttaaaaatatgtacTTCAATTTCTCGAAAAAAGAAATGtacaaattacaaataaatgtatgtaagatagttataaataaaaataaatgtatgtaAGATAATTATACTTCACTTGTAAAGATTcactttattaataaaattgtaaaataaatataatattgtaaaattataaaattataaaatttgaaccAATACCTAGTATGGATTTCTTtactttcaaataatattattttattaataaaaatatcaaattaccctaattatatattttataaaatattagataaaattaaatttttagttttttgaatccataatttcaaataattgacttttttttaattaaataatatttaatttcaaattttaagttttatacaataACCATCAAACAAGctataaattcatataaaatttgtatGTGACAAAATGTATTAGAATTTTATTGTTAGAAAGTTGTTTTATAATTGAAAGAGGGTTTACTTCCTTAAacccaaattttaaaattattttgaataaatatcatataaataaagacctaataatattttttaaagaatgaaTATAGCATTGACAATAAAAATCATTTGTATATGcaaaacaaagaagaaaataaCAGGGAATGaaaaaaactaaactaaacAATTGGgaaaaatgtgaattttatttataaagttggagcgaagtgtcaaatttatttataaagttgcaaaattttatttttgtatataaagttgttaaaaagtgtcaaaaataaataagataacggGAGGGAGGCATTTAACTCCGTTAGATTTATATCCACGTGGCATCCacgtatatattttatatatatatatatattctaaattatttttctttttcatttcaaacaaacctaacccagtaattttttttttacttcaccAACATCAGCCGTCGGTCGCCAACCTCTTCCTCTTCACCGGTAATTGCCCGTCGCCGCCCTCTTCACCAACAACCGTTGTCTCCGGGTCATCTCGTTTCCAAACTCCCCTCACGGACATCAAATTAGGACTTGATCGTGACGATATAGTACAGTTACAAAAGGAACATCTTCCTCCTATTTTGCCCATATAGAATTTAACAGTTTTGAATTCATCAAACATACTCGATGTGCAAAAAGTGGACGGAGTGCGGGTGGGACTTGTTAATAAAGGAAAGAATGTTGTTTCTTGTGAGGGTGAAAATCAAGGGCGGACAGTTATTCATTGACTTCGGGAAGTTGTTAAGGTTCAGCCAAAATCTCCAGAACCACAATTGTCACCAACTCATGTATCGACAATATCTAAATCAATTCGTCTATTGTATGGACCAAAGAATCACTTGAATACTAGAGCGACAATTGTGAAGAAGAAATAAGAAAAGGTAGCACAATTCAAACATTGACATTGCCTCTCAAAGTCTAAAGGCTGTAGAAGAAGAACAAGGAGGAAAAAGAAGTCTGTCCGAGACTAAAGATGAATCTGGAGGCAGCGGTTGAAGAGGAGAGGAAGCAATCTCCGGTGGAATTGAACCGTGCAGAGGGGCAGTCGTCGGAGATATCATCGGAAGAAACCGTGCAGAGAGGCAATTGTCGAAGATGCCTTGCGGCTGCGGCTCTGGTGAAGAGATCGGCGACGGCAGATACGGGTGAAGGAGGAAGAGATAAGTTAGCTAcgtaaaaaagaaaagaaaaaagtaattttatttatttatttaataagtttagattagtttaaaatgaaaaagaaaaatagttttaaaaaaatataaaatatatacttgtGGGTTGTGGGTGTAAAGTGGATACAAATTTAACCCCCGTTAAATGACttctgttattttatttaattttgacacattttgacaactttatacataaaaatagaattttgcaactttataaataaatttgacacctcaatccaactttgtaaataaaattgacattcttcctcTAAACAATTCCATGGTCAACCACTATAAAATAGTGTTGTAGGAGATTTTTTGCAACAAATTGTAGGGGTGGCCAAAAAATCCGATCCGAAAGACCCGTTCCGTTGATCCGGCCGATCCGATCCGAAAAAATCCGTATCCGATGGATCGGATTCGGATATCGATCTgatccgatatttttaccggATTTCCGGATCAGATACGGATTGGGCAAAAAAGATTTTGGATATCCGAAGCCGATCcggtaatttttaaaatttattaaataaacaaacccaaacaaaaatattattaaataaatacaaacccaaccaaaaatctctctcttcttatattttcattctcgtttctctttacaaacccaaataaaaatattattaaacaattacaaagtaacaaaaatatatctcttcattttttctctttacaaatccaaacaaaaatacaaaatctccCTCTTCCTTATATTTTCTCCCATTTTCCTTTACAAACtcacaaacccaaacaaaaatatgtctctttcatttgtttttcttctcaTTTCCCTTTAGATCTGTTTGTGAATTTATTCTCAAATCGTCATTATTCATAACTGAAATCGTTAATagaaaaatttcaattttctagcatatgaaaaaaattaaaaatatgagaaaaattGAATCAGCGGGTATCTGGCTGGCCGATCCGATCCGATCCGgtattttcggatcggatagtgGTCGGATACCGGATCAGATACGGATcacaatttttgaaaaaaatagaagcattttaatcaaatatatttcaataaaatataggACATTTTATGTAACTATTTTTTAGCAacattatattcaaatttattccAAAACAATTTGTAACAAACTTTATAGCTAATTTAGTTACAAATTTTACCAACCTAAATATACGCAACATTTAATACAAGtctatacattattttttagatttgggCAATGATAACTATTGTAACAATTTTACAACCAAATGTTTGgttgtttcaattataattaaaaattcaagcagatttataaatttttttaatgtttgtaacttcttttgattaataatatatataaatactataattaaattaaattgggTAATAAAAGTCAGCATGCCTAGTGATAACAGTGGTGGGTAGTTCTAACTAGGCACGTGTCGGACCCAATCCAACTCGGAAACGATTCTGCCTCAAAATACCAAATTCATGATTGACCTGAATTTCACCGGTTCCACCTAATGGATACCCGACACAATTCAAACCCTTTTTTATAATTCCCAATTCTTTTATTACTTAATCTGTTTAATATTCGTtatacaatttaataatttaatatctatttttatattttataaatattatttttacccTTTTCAAAACtcgtaattttttatttaaaattataaaacttaaatcacaatcaaataaaataaccaaTCGCTTTGGACCCAAACCTCATTGTAACTACCTATCAAGCCACGCTGCCATACCTAGATTTGAATGAATTGGGAAGAATTGTTAATGTGATATAAGCAAAAACAaacaatcatataaaaaaataaataaaaggaattGGGCTTTCAGTAGTACTGGGCTGATGAAGATTAGGCCTATTTTAAGGGGATTTGGTATGCCCTAGATAATGGGCTGTTTGGTTTTTTCTCAGAACCAGTTCTTGTGGAATTTGGCTAAATGCGGGGCCCAATCATTCATCTTGACCCGGTATAGATTGGCTTTCGAGAACAC
It encodes the following:
- the LOC124924957 gene encoding agamous-like MADS-box protein AGL62, with the protein product MEKESNLQVTFSKRRTGVFKKCSELTTLCGVQMLTIIFSPGKKVFTFGHPSVDEIINRIMGTNGASSSTGLSRETQQLVESQQLSNVQDLNNQIMQVQEQLEVAKQRGKVIAEALQAGREQRWWERSMENMTYPQLEMVRGSLENLKALVDQKISEASNGHVSISSINIPQSTRGVMGGPGPSSMGPHQAMGGSGNFGGGYY